From a region of the Phragmites australis chromosome 21, lpPhrAust1.1, whole genome shotgun sequence genome:
- the LOC133903896 gene encoding uncharacterized protein LOC133903896 has product MVLIEPEPELQEATRPSSPVHDEQVPAAASGEAPRAEEDEDAFEDAITDEQMREKARSQADDAKAEGNKHFGAGQYEEALSQYEMALQIAAELESAEDIRSACHSNRAVCFLKLGKHDETIKECTKALELNPLYLKALLRRAEAHEKLEHYDEAIADMKKVIELDPSNEQAKRSLFRLEPLAAEKREKMKEEMIGKLKDLGNSVLGRFGMSVDNFKAVKDPNTGSYSISFQK; this is encoded by the exons ATGGTGCTGAtcgagccggagccggagctcCAGGAGGCGACGCGCCCCTCGTCGCCGGTGCACGACGAGCAGGTTCCGGCCGCGGCCAGCGGGGAGGCGCCGAGGGCGGAGGAAGACGAGGACGCTTTCGAGGACGCGATCACCGACGAGCAGATGCGAGAG AAAGCTAGAAGCCAAGCAGATGATGCAAAAGCAGAAGGAAACAAGCATTTTGGTGCCGGACAATATGAGGAAGCATTATCACAATATGAAATGGCCTTGCAAATTGCTGCTGAGCTGGAATCTGCTGAAGATATACGCTCCGCATGCCATTCAAATCGTGCTGTATGCTTCTTGAAATTG GGGAAACATGATGAAACAATTAAGGAATGCACAAAAGCTCTTGAGCTGAATCCGTTGTACTTGAAAGCATTGCTCCGGAGGGCAGAAGCACATGAAAAGCTCGAACACTATGATGAAGCTATTGCTG ATATGAAAAAGGTTATTGAGTTAGATCCTTCAAATGAACAAGCCAAGAGATCACTGTTCCGACTTGAGCCCCTGGCAGCTGAGAAAAGGGAAAAGATGAAGGAAGAAATGATTG GAAAGCTGAAAGATTTAGGGAACTCTGTGCTGGGGCGCTTCGGAATGAGTGTTGACAATTTCAAAGCTGTCAAAGATCCAAACACAGGTTCATACTCCATTTCGTTCCAGAAGTAA
- the LOC133903700 gene encoding nibrin homolog, with amino-acid sequence MSWFKRTHLYPESREALAGATVGAHRCTLPASVRAPHPLNEIPGGGGVLPPQCSFFSSISRVHAEIAIEKMVAWDPRSGAPASPSYVRVVDCSKYGTIVNKVHGTQGIRLHKDEGVMLSDGDTVTFGTGNATFRLSFVPIVAFFHGRKLTRIDPSLQAVMISIGAYATRKWSDECTHVLVDESCS; translated from the exons ATGTCATGGTTCAAACGGACACATCTATATCccgagtccagagaagctctcGCTGGTGCAACGGTAGGGGCGCACCGTTGCACCCTACCAGCTAGCGTTCGAGCGCCTCACCCGCTTAATGAAatcccggggggggggggggtcctccCCCCTCAgtgctcttttttttcttctatatccCGAGTCCATGCGGAGATTGCAATTGAAAAGATGGTTGCCTGGGATCCACGCTCTGGTGCACCTGCTAGTCCTTCCTATGTTCGTGTAGTTGACTGTTCAAAGTACGGTACAATTGTCAACAAAGTACATGGAACCCAGGGCATCCGGCTACATAAAGATGAAGGTGTGATGCTTAGTGATGGGGATACTGTGACTTTTGGAACTGGTAATGCTACCTTCAG GTTGTCATTTGTCCCCATAGTGGCCTTTTTTCATGGCAGAAAATTGACGAGAATCGATCCATCATTGCAAGCAGTCATGATATCTATTG GTGCATACGCTACTCGTAAGTGGAGTGATGAATGCACGCATGTTCTTGTTGATGAATCATGTTCG